In Salarias fasciatus chromosome 20, fSalaFa1.1, whole genome shotgun sequence, a single window of DNA contains:
- the LOC115408889 gene encoding 60S ribosomal protein L22 isoform X2, whose product MAPVKKQNVGKGGKKKKQVLKFTLDCTHPVEDGIMDAANFEQFLQERIKVNGKAGNLGGGVISIERSKSKITVSSEVPFSKRYLKYLTKKYLKKNNLRDWLRVVANTKESYELRYFQINQDEEEEEDED is encoded by the exons ATGGCGCCTGTC aagaagcagaacgTCGGTAaaggagggaagaagaagaagcaggttCTGAAGTTCACGCTGGACTGTACGCATCCCGTTGAGGATGGAATCATGGACGCTGCCAACTTT GAGCAGTTCCTGCAGGAGCGCATCAAAGTGAACGGGAAAGCCGGGAACCTGGGAGGAGGAGTGATCTCCATCGAGAGGAGCAAGAGCAAGATCACCGTGTCCTCCGAAGTCCCCTTCTCCAAGAG ATACCTGAAGTACCTGACCAAGAAGTACCTGAAGAAGAACAACCTGCGTGACTGGCTGCGAGTGGTGGCCAACACCAAGGAGAGCTACGAGCTGCGCTACTTCCAGATCAaccaggacgaggaggaggaggaggacgaggactgA
- the LOC115408889 gene encoding 60S ribosomal protein L22 isoform X1, which produces MAPVQKKQNVGKGGKKKKQVLKFTLDCTHPVEDGIMDAANFEQFLQERIKVNGKAGNLGGGVISIERSKSKITVSSEVPFSKRYLKYLTKKYLKKNNLRDWLRVVANTKESYELRYFQINQDEEEEEDED; this is translated from the exons ATGGCGCCTGTC cagaagaagcagaacgTCGGTAaaggagggaagaagaagaagcaggttCTGAAGTTCACGCTGGACTGTACGCATCCCGTTGAGGATGGAATCATGGACGCTGCCAACTTT GAGCAGTTCCTGCAGGAGCGCATCAAAGTGAACGGGAAAGCCGGGAACCTGGGAGGAGGAGTGATCTCCATCGAGAGGAGCAAGAGCAAGATCACCGTGTCCTCCGAAGTCCCCTTCTCCAAGAG ATACCTGAAGTACCTGACCAAGAAGTACCTGAAGAAGAACAACCTGCGTGACTGGCTGCGAGTGGTGGCCAACACCAAGGAGAGCTACGAGCTGCGCTACTTCCAGATCAaccaggacgaggaggaggaggaggacgaggactgA
- the icmt gene encoding protein-S-isoprenylcysteine O-methyltransferase produces the protein MAGCKLVLEGRVSIKSFVLGLSVLLIPLVRTCYGRADWVFDYLTETPGKIAICVHIALINGLLLILYRGPVYKVAVRACFLGVTFGCGLMISFSETNWTHFGWYMCSLSFFHYSEYLVTAIINPRTLSLDSFLLNHSVEYTLAAVSSWLEFTLEKLAFPELKQLTWLSVVGLLMVLCGEGLRKAAMLTAGSNFNHIVQNEKAQSHVLVTSGVYSYFRHPSYVGWFYWSIGTQVMLCNPVCILGYTIASWRFFRERIEEEELSLIHFFAEDYVEYKKKVPTGLPFISGIRVN, from the exons ATGGCAGGCTGTAAGTTGGTGCTGGAAGGCAGAGTGAGTATAAAGAGCTTCGTTCTGGGGCTCAGCGTGCTGCTCATCCCGCTGGTCCGGACCTGTTATGGACGCGCGGACTGGGTCTTTGATTATCTGACGGAGACTCCGGGGAAAATCGCCATTTGCGTCCACATAGCACTTATCAACGGCCTCCTGCTAATCCTCTACAGAGGACCCGTGTACAAG GTCGCCGTGCGAGCCTGCTTCCTGGGAGTCACATTCGGCTGTGGCCTGATGATCAGCTTCTCTGAGACCAACTGGACCCACTTCGGCTG gTACATGTGCTCGCTGTCGTTCTTCCACTACTCGGAGTACCTGGTGACGGCCATCATCAACCCTCGCACCCTGTCGCTGGACTCCTTCCTGCTCAACCACAGCGTGGAGTACACCCTGGCCGCCGTGTCGTCGTGGCTGGAGTTCACCCTGGAGAAGCTGGCGTTTCCAG agctgaagcagctgaccTGGCTCAGCGTGGTGGGCCTGCTCATGGTGCTGTGTGGCGAGGGCCTGCGGAAGGCCGCCATGCTGACCGCCGGCTCCAACTTCAACCACATCGTGCAGAACGAGAAGGCCCAGAGCCACGTGTTGGTCACCAGCGGCGTCTACTCCTACTTCAGACACCCGTCCTACGTGGGCTGGTTCTACTGGAGCATAGGAACGCAG GTCATGCTGTGTAACCCGGTGTGTATCCTGGGCTACACGATAGCCAGCTGGCGGTTCTTCAGGGAGCGcatcgaggaggaggagctgtcgCTCATCCATTTCTTCGCCGAGGACTACGTGGAGTACAAAAAGAAGGTTCCCACCGGGCTGCCCTTCATCTCAGGCATCCGCGTCAACTAG
- the gmeb2 gene encoding glucocorticoid modulatory element-binding protein 2, with the protein MASAEVSMQEMGEVVIVTLPEPAGEELPTVVQEEKAETREDVLTVAPEAEAEAGSAEALSKEEEAVIVKLTEEVDVEGDVFYPITCADVKATLVWKKFVCPGINVKCVQFNEQLISPKEFVCLAGKSTLKDWKRAIRLNGTMLRKIMDSGDLDFYQHSAVCSNTCRSTKIDLVGTKVSLSGEPAAELASAPPSSADLNGAAAFPEAAAEEPSEWVTAIGEDSLTFWRAVKEAGLLEEVVEDFQKELEAVLSGLQERVGDPPLQVKDAVLLNNIVQNFGMLDLVKKVLASHKSQMDRYREQYTRSLAALEQQCDEHRKRAKELKSKSQHLSNVLMTLTPVPSPPAPKRPRLTRAASGPASVGSAPAPAQITLPLNQLAGLPLGKVLTVAGPQAGAGAGRYTLLTSPLSGPELAADAPNLSVLSVAAGQDGAPGAGFVKVLGSQFQVVTLPASLQGLAAAQQVGGISVVDAATADPQEGAQTDGDDEGQPGQVREEEEAG; encoded by the exons ATGGCTTCGGCAGAGGTCAGCATGCAGGAAATGGGCGAGGTGGTGATCGTCACTCTGCCAGAGCCGGCAGGGGAGGAGCTGCCCACGGTGGtccaggaggagaaggcagAGACAAG GGAGGACGTCCTCACTGTGGCTCCAGAGGCGGAAGCTGAGGCCGGCTCAGCAGAAGCTCTGtccaaggaggaggaggcagtcaTCG TGAAGTTAACTGAAGAGGTGGATGTGGAAGGTGACGTCTTCTATCCGATCACCTGTGCAGACGTCAAAGCCACCCTGGTGTGGAAGAAGTTTGTGTGTCCAGGCATCAATGTGAAGTGTGTCCAG TTCAACGAGCAGCTCATCAGCCCCAAGGAGTTCGTGTGTTTAGCAGGGAAATCCACCCTGAAGGACTGGAAGAGAGCCATCCGCCTCAACGGCACCATGCTGAG GAAGATCATGGACTCTGGCGATCTGGACTTCTACCAGCACTCGGCGGTCTGCTCCAACACCTGCCGCAGCACCAAGATCGACCTGGTGGGAACCAAGGTGTCGCTCAGCGGCGAGCCGGCCGCGGAGCTGGCGTCCGCCCCCCCTTCCTCTGCTGACC TGAACGGAGCGGCGGCGTttcccgaggcggcggcggaggagcctTCAGAGTGGGTGACGGCCATCGGAG AGGATTCTCTGACGTTCTGGCGTGCGGTGAAGGAGGCGGGGctcctggaggaggtggtggaggatttccagaaggagctggaggcggTGCTGAGCGGCCTGCAGGAGCGAGTGGGCGACCCCCCGCTACAGGTCAAAG ACGCCGTTCTGCTCAACAACATCGTGCAGAACTTCGGCATGCTGGACCTGGTGAAGAAGGTTCTGGCCAGCCATAAGAGCCAGATGGACCGGTACCGGGAGCAGTACACCCGCAGCCTGGCCG ctctggagcagcagtgtgatGAACACAGGAAGCGAGCCAAAGAGCTGAAGAGCAAGTCGCAGCACCTGAGCAACGTGCTGATGACGCTGACCCCGGTCCCGTCGCCGCCGGCGCCCAAGCGTCCGCGGCTGACCCGCGCCGCCTCCGGCCCGGCCTCGGTgggctccgcccccgcccccgcccagATCACCCTGCCGCTCAACCAGCTGGCGGGCCTGCCGCTGGGCAAGGTGCTGACGGTGGCGGGCCCCCAGgcgggcgccggcgccggccgcTACACCCTGCTGACCTCGCCGCTGTCCGGGCCCGAGCTGGCGGCCGACGCCCCCAACCTGTCGGTGCTGTCGGTGGCGGCGGGGCAGGACGGGGCGCCGGGGGCGGGCTTCGTCAAGGTGCTGGGCTCCCAGTTCCAGGTGGTGACGCTGCCCGCCTCGCTGCAGGGCCTGGCCGCCGCCCAGCAGGTGGGCGGGATCAGCGTGGTGGACGCCGCCACTGCCGACCCGCAGGAGGGAGCGCAGACGGACGGCGACGACGAAGGTCAGCCAGGACaggtcagagaggaagaggaggccggCTGA
- the pdyn gene encoding proenkephalin-B has translation MEWSVLVLMLSLPSLVFTDCSSRCEKCAQLVVRPDGALSNLPCSAECEDEPRGCGAPPRPDDSRQADLVKRYGGFIKRIDKNKNKIFTSPWRDNSVLKAGAVPLPHRYEDWLKRLEERDAPGDAPEDAPEEEQLLRSYVKRYGGFLRKFGPKSKRSSSAEQESQELQKRYGGFMRRVRPKLNNLKWDKRYGGFLRRHFKISARSAEEPRYSSEESGL, from the exons atggAGTGGTCTGTCCTGGTGCTGATGCTGAGCCTGCCGTCCTTGGTCTTCACCGACTGCTCCTCGCGGTGTGAGAAATGCGCGCAGCTCGTGGTGCGTCCGGACGGAGCGCTCAGCAACCTG CCGTGCAGCGCGGAGTGTGAGGACGAGCCGCGGGGCTGCGGCGCGCCCCCGCGGCCGGACGACAGCCGGCAGGCCGACCTGGTCAAGCGCTACGGAGGCTTCATCAAGAGGATcgacaagaacaagaacaaaatcTTCACTTCTCCGTGGCGCGACAACTCCGTGCTGAAGGCCGGCGCTGTGCCGCTGCCGCACCGGTACGAGGACTGGCtgaagaggctggaggagcgGGACGCACCGGGGGACGCACCGGAGGACGcaccggaggaggagcagcttctCCGCTCCTACGTCAAACGTTACGGGGGGTTTTTACGCAAATTCGGGCCCAAGTCAAAGAGGAGTAGCTCCGCGGAGCAGGAGAGCCAGGAGCTGCAGAAGCGCTACGGCGGCTTCATGCGGCGGGTCCGGCCCAAGCTCAACAACCTCAAGTGGGACAAGCGCTACGGAGGCTTCCTGCGCCGCCACTTCAAGATCTCCGCGCGCTCCGCGGAGGAGCCGCGCTACTCCAGCGAGGAGAGCGGCTTATAA